A stretch of the Neodiprion lecontei isolate iyNeoLeco1 chromosome 4, iyNeoLeco1.1, whole genome shotgun sequence genome encodes the following:
- the LOC107223673 gene encoding kinesin light chain isoform X6: MTAMTQEEIVAGARTVAQGLEALRCEHGGLLQGLQSQEAPAAREKASLISRNIEMIELGLGEAQVMMALASHLQMVEAEKQKLRTQVRRLCQENAWLRDELAGTQQKLQGSEQAVAQLEVEKRQLNFMASIRQFDPDPPAEDENTKDRPKDDPVVDLFPDDDNDDRTMTPTPPSQFAQQVNAGYEIPARLRTLHNLVIQYASQGRYEVAVPLCKQALEDLEKTSGHDHPDVATMLNILALVYRDQNKFKEAANLLNDALAIREKTLGENHPAVAATLNNLAVLYGKRGKYKEAEPLCKRALEIREKVLGREHPDVAKQLNNLALLCQNQGKYEEVERYYQRALVIYESKLGPDDPNVAKTKNNLASCYLKQGKYKEAEVLYKQVLTRAHEREFGAIEGDNKPIWQVAEEREENKHRNKENAPYGEYGGWHKAAKVDSPTVTTTLKNLGALYRRQGKYEAAETLEDCALRSRREPHVQQALDLVKQAKVAQILGDEKGSTRRGSRSSLANSEQEQHDEFFSLSGPNPRFDDSTLNHRPRCRWYKGRCTKNSLAIKMLAQTNQDSKPNCSMFLEFILLRSQTRCSCPVTRI, translated from the exons ATGACAGCCATGACACAGGAGGAGATAGTAGCCGGCGCTCGGACGGTGGCCCAGGGACTGGAGGCTCTTCGCTGTGAACACGGGGGTCTCCTGCAGGGTCTACAGTCTCAGGAGGCACCAGCGGCGAGGGAAAAGGCCAGTCTAATATCCAGGAATATTGAAATGATCGAATTGGGTCTTGGAGAAGCACAAGTCATGATGGCCTTGGCTAGTCACTTACAAATGGTCGAAGCTGAGAAGCAGAAACTCAGAACGCAAGTTAGACGATTGTGTCAGGAAAATGCGTGGCTCAGAGACGAGCTTGCAGGAACTCAACAGAAGTTGCAGGGCAGTGAACAAGCG GTTGCACAACTAGAAGTAGAGAAGAGGCAGCTGAACTTTATGGCCAGCATAAGACAATTTGATCCTGATCCACCAGCTGAGGATGAAAATACAAAGGATAGGCCGAAAGATGATCCAGTTGTTGATCTGTTCCCGGATGATGATAACGATGATCGAA CCATGACACCAACTCCACCATCTCAGTTCGCTCAACAAGTGAATGCTGGATACGAAATACCAGCACGTCTCCGTACTCTACATAATCTTGTTATCCAATATGCGAGTCAAGGGCGTTACGAAGTTGCAGTACCACTGTGCAAGCAGGCGTTAGAAGACCTTGAAAAAACATCTGGTCATGATCACCCCGATGTTGCGACGATGCTAAATATTTTAGCCCTAGTTTACAGAGATCAAAACAAGTTCAAAGAGGCAGCAAATCTGCTTAATGATGCTTTAGCCATCAGAGAAAAAACTTTGGGTGAAAATCACCCAGCTGTTGCTGCAACGTTAAATAACTTGGCTGTTTTATATGGTAAACGTGGAAAATATAAGGAAGCTGAGCCGTTATGCAAGCGTGCATTGGAGATTCGGGAAAAGGTACTTGGACGTGAGCATCCAGATGTTGCAAAACAGTTGAATAATTTGGCGCTGTTGTGTCAAAACCAGGGAAAATATGAGGAG GTTGAACGCTACTATCAACGTGCTTTAGTAATTTACGAATCAAAGTTAGGGCCAGACGATCCAAACGTTGCaaagacaaaaaataatcTTGCCTCTTGTTACCTCAAACAAGGAAAATATAAGGAGGCGGAGGTTCTCTACAAACAGGTCCTAACAAGAGCTCATGAACGTGAATTTGGGGCAATTGAAGGTGACAACAAACCAATATGGCAG GTAGCGGAAGAGcgtgaagaaaataaacataGAAATAAGGAAAACGCGCCATATGGTGAATATGGTGGTTGGCATAAAGCAGCAAAAGTCGATTCACCTACGGTAACTACAACACTCAAAAACTTAGGCGCACTTTACCGGCGACAGGGAAAATATGAGGCTGCTGAAACGCTTGAAGACTGTGCGTTGAGGTCACGAAGAGAG CCGCACGTACAGCAG GCACTAGACTTAGTGAAGCAGGCAAAAGTAGCACAGATCCTTGGAGATGAGAAAGGATCAACAAGGCGAGGCTCACGATCGAGTTTGGCAAACAGTGAGCAAGAACAGCACGACGAG tttttttcgttgtCCGGCCCGAATCCACGATTCGACGACTCGACACTCAATCACAGACCTCGCTGCCGTTGGTACAAGGGGCGCTGCACGAAGAACAGTCTGGCCATCAAGATGCTAGCCCAAACAAACCAGGACTCAAAACCAAACTGTTCAATGTTCTTGGAATTCATTCTTCTAC GATCGCAAACACGCTGTTCGTGCCCAGTAACCAGGATATAA
- the LOC107223673 gene encoding kinesin light chain isoform X3, protein MDRSQDKKIEHIGRMTAMTQEEIVAGARTVAQGLEALRCEHGGLLQGLQSQEAPAAREKASLISRNIEMIELGLGEAQVMMALASHLQMVEAEKQKLRTQVRRLCQENAWLRDELAGTQQKLQGSEQAVAQLEVEKRQLNFMASIRQFDPDPPAEDENTKDRPKDDPVVDLFPDDDNDDRTMTPTPPSQFAQQVNAGYEIPARLRTLHNLVIQYASQGRYEVAVPLCKQALEDLEKTSGHDHPDVATMLNILALVYRDQNKFKEAANLLNDALAIREKTLGENHPAVAATLNNLAVLYGKRGKYKEAEPLCKRALEIREKVLGREHPDVAKQLNNLALLCQNQGKYEEVERYYQRALVIYESKLGPDDPNVAKTKNNLASCYLKQGKYKEAEVLYKQVLTRAHEREFGAIEGDNKPIWQVAEEREENKHRNKENAPYGEYGGWHKAAKVDSPTVTTTLKNLGALYRRQGKYEAAETLEDCALRSRREPHVQQALDLVKQAKVAQILGDEKGSTRRGSRSSLANSEQEQHDEFFSLSGPNPRFDDSTLNHRPRCRWYKGRCTKNSLAIKMLAQTNQDSKPNCSMFLEFILLRSQTRCSCPVTRI, encoded by the exons TAAGAAAATCGAACATATTGGCAGAATGACAGCCATGACACAGGAGGAGATAGTAGCCGGCGCTCGGACGGTGGCCCAGGGACTGGAGGCTCTTCGCTGTGAACACGGGGGTCTCCTGCAGGGTCTACAGTCTCAGGAGGCACCAGCGGCGAGGGAAAAGGCCAGTCTAATATCCAGGAATATTGAAATGATCGAATTGGGTCTTGGAGAAGCACAAGTCATGATGGCCTTGGCTAGTCACTTACAAATGGTCGAAGCTGAGAAGCAGAAACTCAGAACGCAAGTTAGACGATTGTGTCAGGAAAATGCGTGGCTCAGAGACGAGCTTGCAGGAACTCAACAGAAGTTGCAGGGCAGTGAACAAGCG GTTGCACAACTAGAAGTAGAGAAGAGGCAGCTGAACTTTATGGCCAGCATAAGACAATTTGATCCTGATCCACCAGCTGAGGATGAAAATACAAAGGATAGGCCGAAAGATGATCCAGTTGTTGATCTGTTCCCGGATGATGATAACGATGATCGAA CCATGACACCAACTCCACCATCTCAGTTCGCTCAACAAGTGAATGCTGGATACGAAATACCAGCACGTCTCCGTACTCTACATAATCTTGTTATCCAATATGCGAGTCAAGGGCGTTACGAAGTTGCAGTACCACTGTGCAAGCAGGCGTTAGAAGACCTTGAAAAAACATCTGGTCATGATCACCCCGATGTTGCGACGATGCTAAATATTTTAGCCCTAGTTTACAGAGATCAAAACAAGTTCAAAGAGGCAGCAAATCTGCTTAATGATGCTTTAGCCATCAGAGAAAAAACTTTGGGTGAAAATCACCCAGCTGTTGCTGCAACGTTAAATAACTTGGCTGTTTTATATGGTAAACGTGGAAAATATAAGGAAGCTGAGCCGTTATGCAAGCGTGCATTGGAGATTCGGGAAAAGGTACTTGGACGTGAGCATCCAGATGTTGCAAAACAGTTGAATAATTTGGCGCTGTTGTGTCAAAACCAGGGAAAATATGAGGAG GTTGAACGCTACTATCAACGTGCTTTAGTAATTTACGAATCAAAGTTAGGGCCAGACGATCCAAACGTTGCaaagacaaaaaataatcTTGCCTCTTGTTACCTCAAACAAGGAAAATATAAGGAGGCGGAGGTTCTCTACAAACAGGTCCTAACAAGAGCTCATGAACGTGAATTTGGGGCAATTGAAGGTGACAACAAACCAATATGGCAG GTAGCGGAAGAGcgtgaagaaaataaacataGAAATAAGGAAAACGCGCCATATGGTGAATATGGTGGTTGGCATAAAGCAGCAAAAGTCGATTCACCTACGGTAACTACAACACTCAAAAACTTAGGCGCACTTTACCGGCGACAGGGAAAATATGAGGCTGCTGAAACGCTTGAAGACTGTGCGTTGAGGTCACGAAGAGAG CCGCACGTACAGCAG GCACTAGACTTAGTGAAGCAGGCAAAAGTAGCACAGATCCTTGGAGATGAGAAAGGATCAACAAGGCGAGGCTCACGATCGAGTTTGGCAAACAGTGAGCAAGAACAGCACGACGAG tttttttcgttgtCCGGCCCGAATCCACGATTCGACGACTCGACACTCAATCACAGACCTCGCTGCCGTTGGTACAAGGGGCGCTGCACGAAGAACAGTCTGGCCATCAAGATGCTAGCCCAAACAAACCAGGACTCAAAACCAAACTGTTCAATGTTCTTGGAATTCATTCTTCTAC GATCGCAAACACGCTGTTCGTGCCCAGTAACCAGGATATAA